The following proteins are co-located in the Silene latifolia isolate original U9 population chromosome 1, ASM4854445v1, whole genome shotgun sequence genome:
- the LOC141587388 gene encoding putative mitochondrial protein AtMg00300 has protein sequence MCPHKHWFNTYESFNEGRVVVGNSATCEVVGIGSIKVKTAEDKKCTLTNVRHVPALGKNLISLSLLSDLGYEFQSKGEILSVTKGSSLVLKGVKQNSLYVLQGETLTNFASCASVNHKKKTKVWHKRLGHMGDRGIQQLCKRGLLNGVKVSNLEFNEQRVFDKKHRFKFSKSAHKTKEVSDPSGY, from the coding sequence ATGTGTCCACACAAGCATTGGTTTAATACTTATGAGTCCTTTAATGAGGGTCGCGTTGTTGTTGGTAACAGTGCTACTTGTGAGGTAGTGGGTATTGGGTCAATCAAGGTGAAGACGGCTGAGGATAAGAAGTGTACTTTGACTAATGTGAGACATGTTCCAGCTTTAGGGAAGAATCTTATATCACTTAGTTTATTAAGTGATTTAGGATATGAGTTTCAGAGTAAAGGGGAGATTTTGTCTGTCACGAAGGGTTCTAGTTTGGTGTTGAAAGGTGTCAAACAAAATTCCTTGTATGTATTACAAGGTGAAACGCTGACAAATTTTGCAAGTTGTGCATCCGTAAATCACAAGAAGAAGACTAAGGTCTGGCATAAGCGACTTGGTCATATGGGTGATAGAGGGATACAACAATTGTGCAAGAGGGGTCTTCTTAATGGTGTCAAGGTGAGTAACCTTGAGTTTAATGAGCAGCGTGTGTTTGATAAGAAACACAGATTTAAATTTAGCAAGAGTGCTCATAAAACAAAAGAAGTCTCTGACCCTTCGGGGTACTGA